One Blastocatellia bacterium DNA window includes the following coding sequences:
- a CDS encoding ATP-dependent RecD-like DNA helicase, with product MSNNNSLVELLGSIKRVTFHNPNNGWSVLRLTVKGSIDEITVTGSFGSITPGENVKLSGYWSNDPTYGYQFKALTYQVTRPATLGGIEKYLGSGLIKGVGPVTARRIVQKFGLDTLDIIENDPERLTEVHGISAFRLSRIKKAWVEQKEIRNIMTFLTSHNISSHFAVKIFKQYGQDTIKTIETNPYQLARDVYGIGFKSADKIALNLGLARDSEARLRAGLSHVLYEATEDGHCFLPQEELLERASVALEIPEQEKFIPLIAAMTTDKELYQVEVPSTKQAIYVAPLFLAERAAAMKLLNFTHAVATDSARVIKWLTRFCQREKFALSEEQQQAILTAASSGVSIITGGPGCGKTTTVRALVKLLQAMGKKVLLASPTGRAAQRLGEVTGCEAKTIHRLLEFDPSTFSFKHNQEMPLEGDVFIIDEASMIDILLANSLLKAIPSDGQICFVGDADQLPSVGPGQFLQDMIQSKALPIAELTQVFRQAAASNIISYAHKINKAQMPEFARPGAETSDCYLIEETDPEKINALVVKVVTQSIPKRFQIRPQQIQVLAPMKRGSIGTTNLNIMLQEAINPAHPDKTEIKWGITIYRVGDRVIQQVNNYKLEVFNGDIGHIENIDLEDRQITVSFNDRSITYDFADLHELTLAYAISIHRSQGSEYPATIMPIHFQHWNLLNRSIVYTGLTRAKKLAILIGQTGAIKKAIRQNSSDRYTNLAQTLQMGKSGVGIGKLW from the coding sequence ATGTCTAATAATAACTCATTGGTAGAATTGCTAGGCTCAATTAAACGTGTCACCTTCCATAATCCCAATAATGGTTGGTCAGTGCTGCGTTTAACTGTAAAAGGCTCAATAGATGAAATTACTGTCACGGGAAGCTTTGGATCAATTACGCCAGGTGAAAACGTTAAACTTTCTGGTTATTGGTCTAATGATCCTACTTATGGTTATCAATTTAAGGCACTCACTTATCAGGTTACTCGTCCTGCAACACTTGGAGGGATTGAAAAATATCTTGGATCAGGCTTAATTAAAGGTGTTGGCCCTGTGACAGCGCGCCGAATAGTCCAAAAATTTGGACTAGATACTTTAGATATTATTGAAAATGATCCAGAACGCTTAACCGAAGTTCATGGAATTTCTGCTTTTCGTCTTAGCCGAATTAAAAAAGCTTGGGTAGAACAAAAAGAAATTCGTAATATAATGACTTTTCTTACTTCTCATAATATTTCTTCTCATTTTGCAGTAAAAATCTTTAAGCAATATGGACAGGATACAATCAAAACTATAGAAACTAATCCTTATCAATTAGCGCGAGATGTTTATGGAATTGGTTTTAAGAGTGCTGATAAAATCGCATTAAATTTAGGGTTAGCGCGGGATTCCGAAGCCCGACTTCGTGCAGGACTTTCACACGTTCTTTATGAAGCAACTGAAGATGGACATTGTTTTTTACCTCAAGAAGAATTACTTGAACGTGCTTCGGTAGCTTTAGAAATTCCTGAGCAAGAAAAATTTATTCCTCTAATTGCAGCAATGACAACAGATAAAGAATTATATCAAGTAGAAGTCCCTAGCACAAAACAAGCAATTTATGTAGCTCCTCTCTTTCTAGCAGAACGCGCCGCAGCAATGAAGTTATTAAATTTTACTCATGCAGTGGCAACGGATTCAGCAAGAGTAATTAAATGGTTAACTCGATTTTGTCAGCGAGAAAAATTTGCTCTTTCTGAAGAACAACAACAAGCAATTTTAACTGCTGCTAGTAGTGGGGTTAGCATTATCACTGGTGGCCCTGGATGCGGCAAAACTACTACAGTACGAGCATTGGTTAAATTACTACAAGCTATGGGAAAAAAGGTCTTACTTGCTTCTCCAACTGGCCGAGCAGCACAACGACTAGGAGAAGTAACAGGATGTGAAGCTAAAACCATTCACAGACTTTTAGAATTTGACCCTAGCACTTTTTCCTTTAAACATAACCAGGAAATGCCTTTGGAAGGAGATGTTTTTATTATTGATGAAGCATCTATGATTGACATTTTGCTTGCCAATAGTCTGTTAAAAGCTATTCCAAGCGATGGGCAAATTTGTTTTGTTGGAGATGCTGATCAATTGCCATCCGTTGGGCCAGGGCAATTTCTTCAAGATATGATTCAGTCTAAAGCCTTGCCTATAGCTGAGTTAACCCAAGTTTTCCGTCAAGCAGCAGCAAGCAATATAATATCCTATGCACATAAAATTAATAAAGCTCAAATGCCAGAATTTGCTCGCCCTGGGGCTGAAACTTCGGATTGCTACTTAATAGAAGAAACTGATCCAGAAAAAATAAATGCTCTTGTAGTCAAAGTAGTAACTCAATCTATTCCAAAACGTTTTCAAATCCGCCCTCAACAAATTCAGGTGCTTGCACCAATGAAACGAGGCAGCATTGGCACTACAAACTTAAATATAATGCTTCAAGAAGCCATAAATCCGGCTCACCCTGATAAAACAGAAATAAAATGGGGAATTACTATTTATCGTGTAGGTGATCGCGTAATCCAACAAGTTAACAACTATAAATTAGAAGTATTTAACGGCGATATAGGTCATATTGAAAATATTGATTTAGAAGACCGTCAAATAACTGTTAGTTTTAACGATAGAAGTATTACTTACGACTTTGCTGATTTACACGAATTGACCTTAGCTTATGCTATTTCAATTCATCGTTCACAAGGCAGTGAATACCCTGCAACTA